One window of the Eucalyptus grandis isolate ANBG69807.140 chromosome 6, ASM1654582v1, whole genome shotgun sequence genome contains the following:
- the LOC104451712 gene encoding LOW QUALITY PROTEIN: probable inorganic phosphate transporter 1-8 (The sequence of the model RefSeq protein was modified relative to this genomic sequence to represent the inferred CDS: inserted 1 base in 1 codon) has protein sequence MSLRLFHRLDTAKTQYYHFKAVIVAGMGLFTDAYHLFSIAPTMRLLGHIYYDKSPGHRIPHKVESAMLAVALLGTAIGQLIFGRLGDLVGRRRLYGLALILMMAGSIGCGFSIGTSKGYVLASLGFFRFLLGVAIRGDYPLSATIMFEYANKRMRGAFMAAVFSMQGFGILASSVVTTAVCKIFSRVPEEADIAWRLILMLGVIPAVMTFYWRMKMPETARYTALVEXNILQANQDMELVLDMSHCQIAEGHFLQPSKSSYLLFSKQFILRHGRNLLACSTTWFLLDIVFYGYPLLQSKIYLKSQHGKDTNEDTAFDAAFKVARLQVIVACSAMIPGCIVAFFLIDRVGRLIIQAVGFVFMAIVYFSIGVPYDGYWEHHPKALLILFALTSFFANCGPNTATFVLPAELFPARFRTTCHGIAGAAGKAGEIIGVVGLLMPSLGTGVTLIIWGGICVMGMAATSMFAKETKGTSLDENE, from the exons ATGTCGCTGAGACTTTTCCATAGACTCGACACCGCCAAGACACAGTACTACCACTTCAAGGCCGTCATCGTGGCAG GAATGGGGTTATTCACCGATGCGTACCATCTCTTCTCTATCGCACCGACCATGAGACTGCTCGGACACATATACTACGACAAATCCCCTGGCCACCGAATCCCACATAAAGTCGAATCAGCCATGCTGGCTGTTGCTCTCCTTGGCACAGCGATTGGTCAACTCATCTTCGGCAGGCTCGGCGATCTTGTAGGGAGGAGGCGCTTGTATGGCCTCGCCTTGATACTTATGATGGCTGGCTCCATCGGGTGTGGATTCTCCATAGGCACTTCAAAAGGCTACGTTCTAGCGAGTCTAGGGTTTTTCAG gTTCTTGCTTGGGGTAGCGATCAGAGGAGATTACCCGCTCTCAGCGACCATCATGTTTGAGTATGCTAACAAGAGGATGCGTGGAGCATTCATGGCAGCCGTCTTCTCAATGCAAGGGTTTGGGATTCTGGCGAGCTCGGTTGTGACAACGGCAGTGTGCAAGATATTTAGCCGAGTACCAGAAGAAGCTGATATTGCCTGGAGGCTGATATTGATGCTAGGTGTTATTCCAGCCGTGATGACGTTTTACTGGCGGATGAAGATGCCTGAAACGGCAAG GTACACCGCTTTAGTGG AAAATATCCTCCAAGCTAACCAGGACATGGAACTAGTCCTAGACATGTCACATTGCCAAATCGCCGAGGGCCATTTCTTACAGCCGAGCAAGTCATCCTACCTTCTCTTCTCCAAGCAATTCATCCTCCGGCATGGCCGCAACCTCCTTGCCTGCTCCACCACATGGTTCCTCCTCGACATCGTCTTCTACGGCTACCCCCTCCTCCAATCCAAGATCTACCTCAAGTCGCAGCACGGCAAAGACACGAACGAAGACACCGCCTTTGATGCCGCCTTTAAGGTCGCAAGATTACAGGTCATCGTGGCATGCTCCGCCATGATCCCTGGGTGCATCGTcgccttcttcctcattgaCCGCGTCGGGCGGCTCATCATCCAAGCTGTCGGGTTCGTCTTCATGGCCATCGTTTATTTCTCCATCGGAGTGCCATATGACGGATATTGGGAACACCACCCCAAAGCGCTGCTCATCCTGTTCGCACTGACATCCTTCTTCGCCAACTGCGGGCCCAACACAGCCACCTTCGTCTTGCCGGCCGAGCTGTTCCCCGCACGTTTCAGGACGACATGCCACGGGATCGCCGGGGCTGCAGGAAAGGCCGGGGAGATAATCGGCGTCGTGGGGTTGTTGATGCCCTCATTGGGGACGGGAGTTACATTGATCATATGGGGTGGGATTTGCGTGATGGGGATGGCGGCAACCAGCATGTTCGCGAAGGAGACTAAGGGAACATCGCTTGACGAGAATGAATGA
- the LOC104448951 gene encoding monosaccharide-sensing protein 2: MKGAVWVAIAATIGNFLQGWDNATIAGAIIYIKEDLDLGTTVEGLVVAMSLIGATVITTCSGAISDWVGRRPMLILSSLLYFISGLVMLWSPNVYVLCIARLLDGFGIGLAVTLVPIYISETAPSEIRGLLNTLPQFTGSGGMFLSYCMIFGMSLLASPSWRLMLGVLSIPSILYFVLTVFYLPESPRWLVSKGKMLEAKQVLQKLRGIEDVSGEMALLVEGLGIGGETSIEEYIIGPADEFEDGHDPDSDKDRIKLYGPEQGLSWVAKPVPGQSSLALVSRHGSMANQNVPLMDPLVTLFGSVHEKLPETGSMRSMLFPNFGSMFSTADPHGKEERWDEESLQREGEGYVSEAAGGDSDDNLHSPLISRQATSMDKDAAHGSALNMRRHSSLMQGAGEQGGATGIGGGWQLAWKWSEREGEDGKKEGGFKRIYLHEEDVSGLRRGSIVSLPGADVPPVGEYVQAAALVSQPALYSKELQDQHPVGPAMVHPSQTASKGPIWAALSEPGVKRALFVGIGIQMLQQFSGINGVLYYTPQILEDAGVEVLLSSMGLSSNSASFLISAFTTLLMLPCIGVGMRLMDTSGRRTLLLTTIPVLIVTLVVLVIFEMVTISTVVNAIISTACVIIYFCCFVMAYGPVPNILCSEIFPTRVRGLCIAICALVYWICDIIVTYTLPVMLSAFGLAGIFGIYAVVCVISWVFVFLKVPETKGMPLEVITEFFSVGARQVAAAKNE; this comes from the exons ATGAAAGGAGCTGTCTGGGTGGCCATTGCTGCCACAATAGGGAACTTTTTGCAAGGATGGGATAATGCCACCATTGCAG GGGCCATCATCTACATAAAGGAGGACCTCGACTTGGGAACAACAGTTGAAGGTCTTGTGGTGGCAATGTCACTCATTGGCGCCACGGTCATTACAACCTGCTCGGGAGCCATATCAGATTGGGTCGGTCGACGTCCAATGCTGATTCTATCATCACTTCTTTACTTTATCAGTGGTTTGGTAATGCTGTGGTCACCCAATGTGTATGTCCTATGCATAGCTCGGCTATTAGATGGATTTGGGATTGGTTTGGCAGTTACCCTTGTTCCAATTTATATATCCGAGACCGCACCATCAGAGATAAGGGGTCTGCTGAATACCCTTCCACAGTTCACCGGTTCTGGTGGAATGTTTTTGTCATATTGCATGATATTTGGGATGTCATTGTTGGCGTCGCCGAGCTGGAGATTGATGCTTGGGGTTCTATCTATTCCCTCGATCCTTTATTTTGTACTCACAGTTTTTTACTTGCCTGAGTCGCCAAGATGGCTTGTGAGCAAAGGGAAGATGCTTGAGGCAAAACAGGTTCTCCAAAAGCTGCGTGGGATTGAGGATGTCTCAG GTGAGATGGCTTTGCTAGTTGAAGGGCTTGGAATTGGGGGTGAAACATCCATTGAAGAGTATATAATAGGGCCAGCTGATGAATTTGAAGATGGCCATGACCCAGATTCTGACAAAGACAGGATCAAACTATATGGACCTGAGCAAGGCCTGTCCTGGGTCGCCAAGCCCGTTCCTGGACAGAGTTCTCTTGCCTTAGTCTCCCGTCATGGAAGCATGGCAAACCAAAACGTGCCCCTCATGGACCCACTTGTGACTCTATTTGGCAGCGTCCATGAAAAGCTCCCAGAGACAGGAAGCATGAGAAGCATGCTCTTTCCCAATTTTGGTAGCATGTTCAGTACTGCAGACCCTCATGGCAAAGAGGAAAGGTGGGACGAAGAGAGTCTGCAAAGAGAAGGCGAGGGTTATGTGTCTGAGGCTGCAGGAGGAGATTCTGATGACAACTTACATAGTCCACTAATCTCTAGGCAGGCAACAAGCATGGACAAGGACGCGGCCCATGGAAGTGCTCTAAACATGAGACGCCACAGCAGCCTCATGCAAGGAGCTGGAGAGCAAGGTGGAGCTACAGGCATTGGTGGGGGTTGGCAGTTGGCATGGAAATGgtcagagagagaaggagaggatgGGAAGAAGGAAGGGGGATTCAAGAGAATTTATTTGCACGAGGAAGATGTGTCAGGATTGAGACGTGGGTCCATTGTTTCGCTTCCTGGGGCCGATGTTCCCCCAGTTGGGGAGTATGTTCAGGCTGCTGCCTTGGTTAGTCAGCCTGCTCTCTATTCAAAGGAGCTCCAGGATCAGCACCCGGTCGGGCCGGCCATGGTTCATCCTTCTCAAACCGCATCAAAGGGGCCAATCTGGGCTGCTCTTTCTGAACCAGGAGTTAAACGTGCATTGTTTGTCggaattggaattcaaatgctTCAGCAG TTCTCGGGCATAAATGGGGTCCTTTATTACACTCCTCAAATTCTTGAAGATGCTGGAGTCGAAGTTCTTCTTTCGAGCATGGGCCTCAGTTCAAACTCTGCTTCGTTCCTTATCAGTGCGTTCACAACTTTGCTGATGCTTCCTTGTATAGGCGTTGGCATGAGGCTTATGGATACATCTGGAAGAAG GACGCTGCTGCTCACTACAATTCCTGTGCTCATCGTGACACTGGTGGTTCTGGTCATCTTTGAAATGGTGACCATAAGTACAGTCGTTAATGCCATAATTTCAACTGCTTGTGTCATAATTTACTTTTGCTGCTTCGTGATGGCATACGGGCCTGTTCCCAACATCCTCTGCTCCGAGATCTTCCCCACGAGGGTCCGTGGCCTTTGCATCGCCATCTGCGCTCTCGTTTACTGGATATGCGACATCATCGTCACCTACACTCTACCAGTGATGCTCTCTGCCTTCGGCCTGGCGGGTATCTTTGGCATATATGCGGTTGTCTGCGTAATCTCATGGGTCTTCGTCTTCTTGAAGGTCCCTGAGACCAAAGGCATGCCCCTTGAAGTCATCACGGAGTTCTTCTCCGTCGGAGCAAGACAGGTTGCGGCTGCCAAGAACGAGTGA